In Solobacterium moorei, a single genomic region encodes these proteins:
- a CDS encoding DUF6903 family protein encodes MNRTTESILMAILFVVSLAMVIIGQREVGYVNLGVQVVGLIGILAVIHMYNKRFK; translated from the coding sequence ATGAATCGAACAACAGAATCAATCTTGATGGCAATTCTATTTGTTGTCAGTCTAGCAATGGTAATTATTGGTCAAAGAGAAGTTGGCTATGTGAATCTTGGTGTTCAGGTAGTTGGACTGATTGGTATTTTGGCAGTTATACATATGTATAACAAGAGATTTAAATAG
- a CDS encoding carbohydrate ABC transporter permease, translating into MKKSVEKKLFITICLAPAMILLTLFMIYPTINVFMMSMFKWGGLSDNRTFIGLKNFQMLFKDMSFIRALQNTILIIVLVTIITMAFAILFASILVREKIKGQNFFRIIFYIPNILSVVVISAIFSAIYDPSENGLLNSLVGLFNGSAGTTKYLGDPGLVVYALVAALIWQAIGYYMVMYMASMSTIPEHLYEAASLEGSGKVKQFFSVTIPMIWDNIRTTLTFFVISTINLSFLFVQVMTGGGPDGASETVLSYMYLQAYNRSSYGYGMAIGTVVFILSFTLSWAINRVTHRDSIEI; encoded by the coding sequence ATGAAAAAAAGTGTTGAGAAGAAGCTGTTTATCACAATATGCTTAGCTCCAGCAATGATATTACTAACACTGTTTATGATATATCCAACGATAAATGTGTTTATGATGTCGATGTTTAAATGGGGTGGTTTAAGTGATAACCGTACATTTATAGGATTAAAGAATTTTCAGATGTTATTTAAAGATATGAGCTTTATCCGTGCACTCCAGAATACAATCTTAATCATCGTATTGGTAACAATCATAACGATGGCTTTCGCAATCTTGTTTGCGTCTATTCTGGTTCGTGAAAAGATTAAAGGACAAAACTTCTTTAGAATCATATTCTATATTCCAAATATCCTTTCTGTCGTTGTTATATCTGCAATTTTCAGTGCAATTTATGATCCATCTGAAAATGGTTTATTAAATTCACTTGTAGGACTATTTAACGGTAGTGCAGGTACGACAAAGTACCTTGGTGATCCTGGTTTAGTTGTTTATGCATTAGTTGCCGCATTAATTTGGCAGGCAATCGGTTATTACATGGTGATGTACATGGCAAGTATGAGTACAATACCGGAACACCTTTATGAAGCAGCGTCTTTAGAGGGTAGTGGAAAAGTAAAACAATTCTTCTCGGTAACGATTCCGATGATTTGGGACAATATTCGTACAACACTTACATTCTTCGTCATTTCAACCATTAATCTAAGTTTCTTATTTGTGCAAGTCATGACCGGTGGTGGTCCTGATGGAGCCAGTGAAACGGTACTCAGTTACATGTACTTGCAGGCATATAATCGTTCAAGTTATGGCTATGGTATGGCAATCGGCACAGTTGTGTTTATTCTCTCATTTACCTTATCATGGGCAATCAATCGTGTAACACATCGTGATTCGATTGAGATTTAG
- a CDS encoding carbohydrate ABC transporter permease, with the protein MKRKHFDLYKIFIYVALISLAISIIIPVSWVFLASIKTNAEFYGNPWALPQGFNIQNFIDAFQIAQVGDFILNSALVTAMALAILLVVSLPAAYVLARFQFKGRKFFNTLIMAGLFINVNYIVVPIFLMLNGWDKSLAKSGLQFFMNNRFVLALVYASTAIPFTVYLLASYFRSLPKAYEEAVEIDGCGYFTTMVRVMFRMAKPSIITVILFNFLAFWNEYIISLTLVQTKALKTLPVGLQNLMSAQKAATNYGPMYAGLVIVMLPTLILYILVQRRLTQGMTLGGLKD; encoded by the coding sequence ATGAAGAGAAAACATTTTGATTTATACAAAATCTTTATATATGTTGCACTGATTTCTTTAGCGATATCCATTATCATTCCGGTATCTTGGGTATTCTTAGCTTCGATTAAAACGAATGCAGAGTTCTATGGAAATCCATGGGCATTACCACAAGGATTTAACATTCAGAACTTTATTGATGCCTTCCAAATTGCGCAAGTTGGTGATTTCATCTTGAACTCAGCACTTGTAACTGCAATGGCTCTAGCAATCTTACTGGTAGTTTCATTACCGGCTGCGTATGTACTTGCTAGATTCCAATTCAAAGGCAGAAAGTTCTTTAACACACTCATCATGGCTGGCTTATTTATTAACGTAAACTACATTGTTGTGCCAATCTTCTTAATGTTGAATGGTTGGGATAAGTCACTTGCAAAGAGCGGTCTACAGTTCTTTATGAATAACCGTTTTGTTCTTGCGCTTGTGTATGCATCTACGGCAATTCCATTTACAGTATATCTTCTTGCAAGCTACTTCCGTTCTTTACCAAAGGCATATGAAGAAGCTGTGGAAATCGATGGTTGTGGTTACTTTACAACCATGGTCAGAGTCATGTTCCGTATGGCCAAGCCAAGTATTATCACAGTTATCCTATTTAACTTCTTGGCATTTTGGAATGAATACATTATTTCATTAACACTTGTGCAGACAAAGGCACTTAAGACATTGCCGGTAGGACTACAGAATCTGATGTCCGCACAGAAAGCAGCGACCAATTATGGACCGATGTATGCAGGACTTGTGATTGTTATGTTGCCAACATTGATCTTATACATTCTTGTACAAAGACGTTTAACCCAAGGTATGACCTTAGGTGGTCTAAAGGATTAG
- a CDS encoding ABC transporter ATP-binding protein: MANLSLRHINKIYDNKVQAVFDFNLEIQDKEFIVLVGPSGCGKSTTLRMIAGLEDITNGELYIDDKLVNDVAPKNREIAMVFQSYALYPFMTVYENMAFGLQIRKTDKDEIDRRVRAAAKALEIEQYLDRKPKALSGGQRQRVALGRAIVRNAKVFLMDEPLSNLDAKLRVQMRSEIIRLHKNIGATTIYVTHDQTEAMTMASRIVIMKDGYIQQIGTPKEIYQNPVNMFVAGFIGSPATNFLKGTYAGGKFTIGDMHITLPEQFTKDMQAYEGKEIVMGIRPEDLHAEEIVNETYPSAVFDFAIDVSELLGNEFILHGKLAGQKLQARINARYDLSDCASFRLAMDLEKVHFFDPKTENRIV; this comes from the coding sequence ATGGCAAACTTATCATTACGTCATATCAATAAGATTTACGATAATAAAGTACAGGCAGTATTTGATTTTAATTTAGAGATTCAGGATAAAGAATTCATCGTATTGGTTGGCCCTTCCGGATGTGGTAAATCAACAACTTTACGCATGATTGCAGGTTTGGAAGATATCACAAACGGTGAATTGTATATCGATGATAAATTAGTAAACGATGTTGCACCTAAGAATCGTGAGATTGCGATGGTATTCCAGTCTTATGCGTTATATCCATTTATGACAGTTTATGAAAACATGGCATTTGGATTACAGATTCGCAAGACTGATAAAGATGAAATTGACCGTCGTGTACGTGCAGCCGCAAAAGCATTAGAAATTGAACAATACTTAGATAGAAAGCCTAAGGCTTTATCTGGTGGTCAAAGACAGCGTGTAGCGTTAGGTAGAGCAATCGTTCGTAATGCGAAGGTATTCTTGATGGATGAACCGTTATCTAACTTAGATGCGAAGCTTCGTGTACAGATGCGTAGTGAAATTATTCGTCTACACAAAAATATCGGTGCTACAACCATCTACGTAACGCACGACCAAACAGAAGCCATGACAATGGCAAGCCGTATTGTCATCATGAAAGATGGATATATTCAACAGATTGGAACACCAAAGGAAATCTATCAGAATCCAGTAAACATGTTCGTAGCAGGCTTCATTGGTTCTCCAGCCACAAACTTCCTAAAGGGTACATATGCTGGTGGAAAATTCACGATTGGTGATATGCACATTACTTTGCCAGAACAGTTCACTAAAGACATGCAAGCATATGAAGGTAAGGAAATTGTGATGGGGATTCGTCCGGAGGACCTACACGCAGAGGAAATTGTAAATGAAACCTATCCAAGTGCTGTATTTGACTTTGCAATTGATGTCAGTGAGTTATTAGGTAACGAATTTATCTTACATGGCAAGCTTGCAGGGCAAAAACTACAGGCAAGAATCAATGCCCGTTATGATCTTTCGGATTGTGCATCCTTCCGATTGGCGATGGACTTGGAGAAGGTACACTTCTTTGATCCAAAGACGGAAAATCGTATTGTTTAA